The Natrinema saccharevitans genome includes the window CAAGGAGTACTGTCTGACCAACCTCGCGGAATACAAACATCCACGTGAGGTCGAGTTCGTCGACGAACTCCCCCGAACGACCACCGGGAAGGTCCAGAAGTTCAAGCTCCGCGAGCAAGAGGGTGAGAACTGATGGCGCTCGGTGACGCGGTTCTCCTCGAGATCGAGGACGACGGGACGGCGACGATCACGCTCAACCAGCCCGACCGGCGCAACGCCCTCTCCGAGGAGATCAGCACCGGGATCTCCGAAGCCCTCGACGAGATCGAGGGCAGCGACGCCCGCGTCGTCGTCCTGCAGGGCTCCGGCGGCTCGTTCTCCGCCGGCGGCGACATCGAGCGGATGACCGAGGCCATCGAGAGCGACGTCCCCGCGGACGATCGGGTCCGCCGCCTCGAGCGCTCGACGAACGAACTGATGACCAAGCTCGTCGACTTCCCCATTCCGACGATCGCGGCCATCGACGGGGCCGCCGTCGGCGCGGGCGCGAACCTCGCGATCGCCTGTGACATCCAACTCGCCAGCGAGTCGGCTGCGTTCGGCTTCGTCTTCCGGCAGGTCGGGTTGAGCGTCGACGCCGGCACCTCCTATCTGCTGCCCCGAATCGTCGGCGAAAACGTGGCCAAGGAACTGGTCCTGACCGGCGACATCTTCGGCGCGGACCGCGCGAAGAAACTCGGCCTGGTCAACCACGTCTACGCCGACGACGAGTTCGACGAGGAGGTCGACGCGTTCGTCGAGAACGTCGTCTCCGGGCCGCCGATCGCCCTGCGCCACGCCAACCGACTCGTCGGTGAGGGTCTCGAGAAATCGCTCGAGCAGGCGCTGACCGACGAGGCCGTCGCTCAGGGCATCGTCTTCGAGACCGAGGATCACGCCGAAGGAGTCGAGGCCTTCCTCGAGGACCGCGAGCCCGAGTTCGAGGGACAGTAGGGACCCGCCCGCCGGTTTTTCGTTCCGACTCGAGTCACTCGCGCCGGGTCGAACCGCCCAGTGGAACCAGCCGCGAGACCCGCGCGTTCTCCTTGAGCCGGAGGCCGCCGTCGGCCACCGTCAGCGGGATCAGGGGCAGGTGATCCCGGACCTGCATCGACGGATGCGAGCCGCCCCGAGCCAGCAGTTCGTTGCGCGGCTGTAGCTGTACCGGCTCCGCGAGGTCGGTCAGGAACTCGTTGTGCTGGATGACGTACTGGCCGCCCTCGAGGTGCCACCAGCCGTACTCGTCGTCGGAAGCCTCGAGGTCCGTGGGCACGGGCTCGAGGTCGGCGTCGACGAGTTCGTCGCCGCCGAAGTCGATCCGACCCGGTGCGGCCACCTCGTAGACGGCACCCACCGTCAGATCGATCCCGTGGTCGTCGAGCTGTACCGGTTCGTAGACGAGATTGTCGACGGCGTCCGCGAGGGGGTGTTCGTCGGACATGTCGGGTGAACGGACGGTTTCGAGCGGCAAAAAGGATACTGTCACCGACGGCGTCGCGACCCCCGGACCGGTCGCGCGATCCGTTGCCGAGGCCCCGGACCCAATAGGCCGGCGACCGTAGCGCCGCGTATGACCGACGTCCTCTCCGACGAGATCGCGCGGTTCGTCCGCGCGGTCGGTCCCCAACCCGACGAGACGCTGATCGAGATGGACGAGTACGCCGCCGCCGAGGGCTTTCCACACGTCGGCCCCGAGGTCGGCGGATTCCTCCGGCTGCTGGCCCGGCTGACCGACGCCGAGCGGGTCTTCGAGTTCGGCTCGGGCTACGGCTACTCGGCTTACTGGTTCGCCGAGGCCCTGCCCGCGGACGGCGAGATCGTCCTGACCGAGGTCGACGAGGCGGAACTCGACCTCGCCCGCGAGTACATGGCCGCGGGCGGCTACGACGGGATCGCGACCTACGAACTCGGCGACGCGATGGACGCGATCGGCCGCTTCGACGGCCCCTTCGATGTCGTCTTGATCGATCACCAGAAGACGCGCTACGCGGACGCGTTCGAGGCCGTTCGCGACG containing:
- a CDS encoding enoyl-CoA hydratase-related protein, yielding MALGDAVLLEIEDDGTATITLNQPDRRNALSEEISTGISEALDEIEGSDARVVVLQGSGGSFSAGGDIERMTEAIESDVPADDRVRRLERSTNELMTKLVDFPIPTIAAIDGAAVGAGANLAIACDIQLASESAAFGFVFRQVGLSVDAGTSYLLPRIVGENVAKELVLTGDIFGADRAKKLGLVNHVYADDEFDEEVDAFVENVVSGPPIALRHANRLVGEGLEKSLEQALTDEAVAQGIVFETEDHAEGVEAFLEDREPEFEGQ
- a CDS encoding dCTP deaminase/dUTPase family protein → MSDEHPLADAVDNLVYEPVQLDDHGIDLTVGAVYEVAAPGRIDFGGDELVDADLEPVPTDLEASDDEYGWWHLEGGQYVIQHNEFLTDLAEPVQLQPRNELLARGGSHPSMQVRDHLPLIPLTVADGGLRLKENARVSRLVPLGGSTRRE
- a CDS encoding O-methyltransferase; the encoded protein is MTDVLSDEIARFVRAVGPQPDETLIEMDEYAAAEGFPHVGPEVGGFLRLLARLTDAERVFEFGSGYGYSAYWFAEALPADGEIVLTEVDEAELDLAREYMAAGGYDGIATYELGDAMDAIGRFDGPFDVVLIDHQKTRYADAFEAVRDEIQIGGVVVADNAITASVVEFDDLLAWADGDAVETNDHTQGVIDYLETVQADPAFETVVVPLGEGITVSYRVE